The genomic DNA GACCAACAGTGATCTTTCGGGTAGTGGATCAGCCATGACAGGTGGAACGAATAATGTAGTAAAAGTAGTCACCGCCGCTGATATATCATCCGCCAAAGATCGACTAGTTGGCAGGTCAAAAAGTGCTGCACTAGATGAGATAAATTCTAAGCTAATCAGTTCGAACAAAAAGCCTTTGGAGCAAACTCTTGAAGAAGGAGAGCCGAAAGTTGAGGCTAGTGTTGCAGCCGATTCCCAGGCTGAAAGCGTTAAAGTTACGGTGACCACGGTTTATAAGATGCTCGGTGTTAAACAAGAGGATCTAAAAGCACTACTTGAAATGTCTATCAAGAAGGCTGCTGGCGAAAATCAGCAAAATATTCAAGATGATGGTCTGTCAGCTGCAAATTACTTATTAATAGAGAAAAAATCAGTTACCGAACAAAAAATTTCACTAAAAACAATTGCGACGGTAGGGCCGAAAGTCGACGAAGTAGAAATTGCAAAACTGTCTGCCGGCAAAAAACGTGGCGATATCGAGCAGCTTTTAAGAGCCAAGGAAGGTATTCGTGATGTGACGGTTGAATACAGCCCTTTCTGGGTTCTAACAACTCCAAAAAGCGCCTCAAAAATAAAAGTTGTGCTGGAGCAGACGCGCTAGTTTATGGATATTTTGGCGCTAGATTTTGGTAGCAAAAAAATTGGTCGAGCTAGGGCAAATTCTGTGGTGCGCATTCCAGAGCCTCTACCTATTTTTCAGAATCTCAATAATCAAAATCTGGACAAATTGTACGAGGAAATAATTGTGCAAAAACCTGCAAAGGTGTTAGTGGGGTTGCCTAGAAGCCTCGCTGGCCAAGAGACGGAGCAGTCAAAAATCATAAGGCAATTTACCAAACAACTAGCCGCCAAAATTCAGTGCCCAGTTGAGTTGGTTGACGAAACCTTGAGCACCCAGTCGGCCGCTAAGTGGAGCGTAAGGTATCCTGGTTCAGATGAAGATAGTCTGGCTGCTTGTGTTATTCTAGAACGTTATTTTGAGGAAGGCTCCGTAACCTAATGCATAGCATTATGACGAATAATCGCCGTCAACTTCTGCCTAGATTAATCGCTGGCATTCTCATACTAGTATTTTTATTACTTGGTTATATTGGCTTCACATATTATGGCAATTTAAGGCCGGTAAGCATGTCCGAAAAAGTTGTCATAGTAGAAATAGCACCTGGCTCCGATAATTCTAGCATCGCTGAAAAATTGCACTCTAACGGCTTGATAAGGGACAGCCGCGCCTTCTTATGGTACCTTAAACTTCATAAGGATACCCAGCCCAAAGCCGGGAGTTATAAGCTTAGCCCGAGCATGAGCGTCGAAGACATAGTAAAGTATCTTAACGAAGGTAAGGTTGCGACCGATCTATTCACTATTTTCCCTGCTCAGCGCATCGATCAGATCAAGGCTGCATTTATCGATGCTGGCTACCCTTCTGATCAAGTAGCCGCCGCTCTAGACCCTAAGCTTTATGCTAGCCATCCAGTCTTTACTGGTATCCCACTGCCATCAAATCTTGAGGGCTTCTTGTATCCCGAGAGCTTCTTTAGGTCGTCAGATGTTACGCCGCAAACCATCGTCAAACAATCGTTAGATGAAATGGCTAAAGCCCTAACACCAGAAATTCGTTCTGGGATCAATGCTCAAGGTATCACCATTTATCAAGGAATAATACTGGCTTCAATTATTCAGCAAGAGGTAAGCAACCCCGAGGACGAGGCCCAAGTTGCACAGGTATTCTATTTGAGGTTAAAAAAAGGCATGCCGCTTGGCAGCGACCCAACGGCTTTTTATGAATCCCGAGCGGCTGGACAGCCCGATTCCGTCTTCGCTAGCTCGCCATATAATACTAGGATTAATGCCGGGCTCCCGCCTACGCCAATTGGCAATGTCAATCTGGCCGCGCTAAAAGCCGTGGCGTACCCTGCACAAGGAGATTTTCTCTATTTTGTAGCCGACGATAACGGTGCCGACAAGGGCAAAACGTTTTTCTCTCGTACTTTAGCTGAACACGAAGCGTTGACACAGGAGCACTGCGTTATCCTCTGTAATTGATGAGATAATATAGCTTTTGGTTGGCATCGTTTGCTTGACATGCGCGCGTTATAACTGTTACTATATCTGTTACAACGATCTAGTGTTTACGATACTCAAAAAGAAGCGTAAACGGGGGACACTAGTGTTCCTTCTAGATTCGTTTGTGTTAAGAGAGATAAGCTAAATAAGATAATCAAGTGGTCGAAAACTTGAAAAAATAATAAGTAACAACTCTTAACGCTTGCACCGCCTGTGTTTGTTTCTGGTGCTAGGAGTAATTATCCGTAATCCAATTACCAAGCAAATTAAGCGCAAGCTAAAGTTTACTGGTTTTAAATCGAATCGTCAGAAAAAGCGTTTCATACGTTTTTCTATAGTCACTGGAAATATCGGCCTACTACTATTAGTGGCTTTCTTTGTGTTTGGTGGCAGCAATGCCGACACCCCTCTAGCTACTCAGGCGTCTGTAAAAGCTACAGATATAGATGTTACTAACCCGTTAGATCAGCTTTCCAGTGCAGATATTGCTGTTCATGCTGCCCAAATGGTTCAGTTAGAAGAAACTAGGGCAGTAGTTAATAACGCCGATAGCGTTAATGCGCAGCTAGCAATCGTGCCTACTGATAGTCAGGTTGTAGCAAAGCCTCAGATTGTTAGTACTGGTTTGAAATCTAAAAAAGACATAAAGACCTATACTACAATAGCTGGCGACAGTGTTACTGCGTTGGCTCAGAAGTATGGCGTTACTAGTGATAGCATCAAATGGTCAAACGATCTAAGTGCTGACTCGATTCCTGCGGGCCGAACTTTGCGCATTCCACCGGTCAACGGGATTGTTTATCAGGTTAAACCAAATGATACTCCAGATACCCTAGCTTCGAAGTTCAAGGCCTCAAAAGATCAAATTGTAGCTTTCAATGACGCTGAAATAACTGGTCTAGTAAGAGATGAATTCATCGTTATTCCCGATGGAACAGTCACGGTAGTGCAAGTTCGCGCTACTCCTTCGTATAATCGCAGTAATGGTTTTGCGTTTGGTGGTAGTTCGCCTATCTGGGGCGGTGCAAACGGCTATGATTACGGTTATTGTACTTGGTATGCGGCTTCTAAGCGTGCAGCAATTGGCAGACCCGTACCTAGCAATCTTGGCAATGCCAGCACGTGGTTATCGCTAGCGCGAGCGGCTGGGTTAGCTACCGGTTCAACACCACAGGCAGGAGCGGTAATATGGACTCCACCACGCGATTATTATGGGCACGTTGGTTTTGTGGATAGTGTTGATCCTGATGGTACAACTCACGTTTCAGAGATGAACGTTGCAGGGTGGAATAGGGTTTCTACGAAAACTCTGACTGCCGCTCAAGCTGCCAACTACGGCTATATCTATTAGGAGGGTCTTACCCTCCAAGCTCGCTAGAAGTAAATTCTAGCTTCGCTTTCCACCCGCCTAAAGCTCGCCATCGGCTCGTGCGTTACTTAGCTCGCGTTTCGTCCCAGACTGCACTATTCCAAATAGTTTTACGGAGTTTTGTTACTGCCTAAAGCTCGCCTTTGGCTCGTGCCGCTACTTCATGAATCGGCTTCGCTTCGCTCGCTTGAATCACAAAGAAGGGTCTTACCCTCCGCCTTGTTCGAAACAAGTTCGAACTTCGGCTCCTCCCGCCTAAAGCTCGCCTTCGGCTCGTGCGTTACTTAGCTCGCGTTTCGTCCCAGAATGCACTATTCCAAATACTTTTACAGAGGCTACGTACCTTGTCGTCAATCGTTAATATTTAATCTCCTGAAGCCTATATAGGACTGGGTTGGGTCGGGGCGGACATATCCTACACGAACTACTAAATCATCTGTTGGAACACTCGGATGATGCCAAAAGTATGCTTGATGATCTAAGAAGCGCATGTAACGCAAAAAGCAAGGCTATTCAGCCTAAAATTCTGAGCATTAAGCTCTAGGTGCTGGGTCGGCTATAGTTGGTATGCTTATTACATTATTCTCTGCAAACTGTTCAGCAGTTACTAAACCCGTTTCAACACCTAAGAAATTAAGCCCCGCTCCTAATGCTGCCTTCATATCATGGAGCTCATCTCCGATATAGTAGACTTCTTCTGGTCGAACATCTTGAGCCTCTAACCAAGTAAGTGCAGGTTCAAAAACTCTTGGGTCTGGTTTATGGAAAGGGGTATCGTCAGCAGTCTGCGTGTAATCCAACACTTCTTGTGGTATTTCATGCGTTGTTAAATCGTGCTCAAAACTAAAGCGACTTGTGGCGGTAATGATTCCAACTAGCTTACCAGCAGCCTTTAGATGCCTGAGTGTAGGAATAGATGCAACGAATAATTCTTTAGGAAAATCCTCATGACATGCCGTATTGTTCGCCATAGCTTGCTCTACGTCATCAGTTCCATACAATAAACAAACTAATTCACGTAGTGGCTTACCCCAATGAAGCTTAATCTCATCGTCAGTCAGCTCTTTGCCGTAGTGCTTTCTGGCAACATGTTTATGCTGTGCCCATTTTGTTCCAATAGTCCCGACAAGTGTGTCGTCATGGTCAAAAAGAACTGCTTTGATGTTTTCGCCTATATGCTCACTCATAAGGAGCATTATCCTTTATTAGAGGTCAACTCACAAGCAATAGCGAATTGAGTATTTCCAGGTCGCGCAATCAACAATTAATGACTAGAGTATTATCGGATGTTTGCTTTATTATGGCACTCAGCCTAGGGTCGTTTGAAGAAGCTGAGCTTTCTACTTTCTACTTACTACTTTATACTGTTAATTAATGGCATTTGTGGATATAGCAAAGGTTTTGGTGAGCGCTGGCAGTGGCGGCAATGGGCTGGTTAGTTTTAGACGTGAGAAGTTTGTAGCTCGTGGTGGCCCAGATGGAGGCGACGGCGGCGATGGCGGTGACATAGTTTGTATGGCGAGCAACAGCGAAGACACTCTAGCAAAGTTTCGCTACCAGAAAGAATTAAAAGCCGAAGACGGCAAACCGGGCGAGCCAAATAAGCGGCATGGACGCTCGGCTCATGACCTGATAGTACGTGTGCCCGTCGGCACAACGGTTGTCGATGAAGGCGGCCGTATTTTGGCTGATCTTACTTATGCGGGCCAGATGGAAGTTATTGCTGCTGGTGGAAAAGGCGGCTACGGCAATGCGCATTTTAAGAGCAGTGTCCGACAAGCGCCAAAAGTCGCAGAAAAAGGCGAACCGGGCGAGACTTTTGCAGCTGTATTTGAGATAAAAATGATTGCAGATGTAGGCCTTGTGGGGCTACCAAATGCCGGCAAGTCTACGCTTCTTGCCAAGAACTCAAACGCCAATCCAGAAGTAGCTAATTATGCTTTTACCACACTGACACCGAACTTAGGTGTGATTGATTTGGGTCATGACACCTCTTTTCTGATGGCTGACATTCCGGGTTTGATCGAAGGAGCAAGTAGCGGGAAGGGCTTGGGAGACGAATTTTTGCGTCACGTCGAGCGTACGAAAGTTCTGCTTCATCTTATCGATTGCTGGAGCGATGATGTCGTGGCCGACTACAAAACTATCGACAAAGAACTAAAAGATTATAGCCAAGATCTTGCCAAAAAACCTCGTTTGATTGTGCTAACAAAGATCGACGGGCTCGACGACGATATTGTCGAGGATCAGATTGCAAAACTGACAGAAGTTTTGCCCAAGAAAGCCGCGGTTTATGCAATCTCATCTCACGACGGCAACGGGATCAAAAAACTGTTTGGCGAGGCGATGAAAATTGTCGAAAAGTCTCGAAGAGCCGAGCAAAAAGCGCAAGACGAAAAAGAAGCTGCTATCCCAGTTATCACCGCCGGCGAAGACCGTCGGCCTTGGACTGTCGAGCAAACAGAAAAAGGTTACCTAATTAGTAGTGATAAGTTTAGTCGTTTTGCGAGGCGAACCGACTTCGATAACGAAGACGGCGTTTATAGACTGCGCGATATCCTTAGGCGTAATGGTGTGCTGAAAGAGCTTGAGAAGCAGGGCATTGAACCGGGTGACAAGATCATTATCGGAACTAGCGGTGAAATAACATACTAGATATGAGAAATGAGCTTTACTTTTACGATCTAGAAACCAGCTCCGGTAGAGCTAGTGACGGTCGGATTATGCAGTTTGCTGGACAGCGTACTACCTTAGAGCTTGAGCCGATAGGCGAGCCTGATAACATCTTGGTCAAGCTAGCTTCAGATGCTTTGCCCGACCCTTTTGCCATATTAGTTCACGGTATAACGCCGCAACGCGCCAATGCTGAAGGAATCAGCGAGGCTGAGTTGGTTGGTTATTTCAACAAAGAAATCGCTAAGCCCGG from Candidatus Saccharibacteria bacterium includes the following:
- the mltG gene encoding endolytic transglycosylase MltG, producing the protein MHSIMTNNRRQLLPRLIAGILILVFLLLGYIGFTYYGNLRPVSMSEKVVIVEIAPGSDNSSIAEKLHSNGLIRDSRAFLWYLKLHKDTQPKAGSYKLSPSMSVEDIVKYLNEGKVATDLFTIFPAQRIDQIKAAFIDAGYPSDQVAAALDPKLYASHPVFTGIPLPSNLEGFLYPESFFRSSDVTPQTIVKQSLDEMAKALTPEIRSGINAQGITIYQGIILASIIQQEVSNPEDEAQVAQVFYLRLKKGMPLGSDPTAFYESRAAGQPDSVFASSPYNTRINAGLPPTPIGNVNLAALKAVAYPAQGDFLYFVADDNGADKGKTFFSRTLAEHEALTQEHCVILCN
- the obgE gene encoding GTPase ObgE, which translates into the protein MAFVDIAKVLVSAGSGGNGLVSFRREKFVARGGPDGGDGGDGGDIVCMASNSEDTLAKFRYQKELKAEDGKPGEPNKRHGRSAHDLIVRVPVGTTVVDEGGRILADLTYAGQMEVIAAGGKGGYGNAHFKSSVRQAPKVAEKGEPGETFAAVFEIKMIADVGLVGLPNAGKSTLLAKNSNANPEVANYAFTTLTPNLGVIDLGHDTSFLMADIPGLIEGASSGKGLGDEFLRHVERTKVLLHLIDCWSDDVVADYKTIDKELKDYSQDLAKKPRLIVLTKIDGLDDDIVEDQIAKLTEVLPKKAAVYAISSHDGNGIKKLFGEAMKIVEKSRRAEQKAQDEKEAAIPVITAGEDRRPWTVEQTEKGYLISSDKFSRFARRTDFDNEDGVYRLRDILRRNGVLKELEKQGIEPGDKIIIGTSGEITY
- a CDS encoding HAD-IA family hydrolase, which produces MSEHIGENIKAVLFDHDDTLVGTIGTKWAQHKHVARKHYGKELTDDEIKLHWGKPLRELVCLLYGTDDVEQAMANNTACHEDFPKELFVASIPTLRHLKAAGKLVGIITATSRFSFEHDLTTHEIPQEVLDYTQTADDTPFHKPDPRVFEPALTWLEAQDVRPEEVYYIGDELHDMKAALGAGLNFLGVETGLVTAEQFAENNVISIPTIADPAPRA
- the ruvX gene encoding Holliday junction resolvase RuvX gives rise to the protein MDILALDFGSKKIGRARANSVVRIPEPLPIFQNLNNQNLDKLYEEIIVQKPAKVLVGLPRSLAGQETEQSKIIRQFTKQLAAKIQCPVELVDETLSTQSAAKWSVRYPGSDEDSLAACVILERYFEEGSVT
- a CDS encoding CHAP domain-containing protein, producing the protein MFLVLGVIIRNPITKQIKRKLKFTGFKSNRQKKRFIRFSIVTGNIGLLLLVAFFVFGGSNADTPLATQASVKATDIDVTNPLDQLSSADIAVHAAQMVQLEETRAVVNNADSVNAQLAIVPTDSQVVAKPQIVSTGLKSKKDIKTYTTIAGDSVTALAQKYGVTSDSIKWSNDLSADSIPAGRTLRIPPVNGIVYQVKPNDTPDTLASKFKASKDQIVAFNDAEITGLVRDEFIVIPDGTVTVVQVRATPSYNRSNGFAFGGSSPIWGGANGYDYGYCTWYAASKRAAIGRPVPSNLGNASTWLSLARAAGLATGSTPQAGAVIWTPPRDYYGHVGFVDSVDPDGTTHVSEMNVAGWNRVSTKTLTAAQAANYGYIY